In one window of Paludisphaera rhizosphaerae DNA:
- the trhA gene encoding PAQR family membrane homeostasis protein TrhA: MSPISLREPVSAWTHALGLFAAFPVTWLLVREAVRGRSAGDDFDGGKVAALGVFGFGMAACYGASTVYHALPADAATIALLRRLDMVGIFLLIAGTFTPCAWTLMRPRPRRTAMAVVWGVSLVCGSAVGLGRSFPTWLATLVYVSLGWGMLACYLEVRRHHDPRRLRLLPAGGVVYTAGAAVNLFHFPEFLPGVGPHEVFHVLVLAGTATHVAFLSRVVAPAMSPSAPAQPLHVESAVRATRLPRLRRKVARRAG, encoded by the coding sequence ATGTCGCCGATCTCTCTGCGGGAGCCCGTCAGCGCCTGGACGCATGCGTTGGGCTTGTTCGCCGCCTTTCCCGTGACGTGGTTGCTGGTACGGGAGGCCGTTCGCGGGCGCTCGGCCGGCGACGATTTCGATGGCGGGAAGGTCGCCGCCCTGGGTGTTTTCGGATTCGGGATGGCCGCCTGCTACGGGGCCAGCACGGTCTATCACGCCCTGCCCGCCGACGCGGCGACGATCGCCCTGCTCCGTCGGCTGGACATGGTGGGGATCTTCCTGCTGATCGCGGGGACCTTCACCCCCTGCGCCTGGACGCTCATGCGTCCTCGCCCCCGTCGCACGGCGATGGCCGTGGTCTGGGGCGTCTCGCTTGTTTGCGGCTCGGCGGTCGGATTGGGGAGGTCGTTCCCAACCTGGCTGGCGACGCTGGTCTACGTCTCGCTGGGCTGGGGGATGCTGGCCTGCTACCTGGAGGTCCGCCGCCATCACGACCCGCGCCGGCTCCGTCTGCTGCCGGCCGGCGGCGTCGTCTACACGGCGGGAGCGGCCGTCAACCTCTTCCACTTCCCCGAGTTTTTGCCAGGCGTCGGTCCGCACGAGGTCTTCCACGTCCTCGTTCTGGCGGGGACGGCGACGCACGTCGCGTTCCTGTCGCGAGTCGTCGCGCCGGCGATGTCCCCCTCCGCCCCGGCGCAGCCGCTGCATGTCGAGAGCGCCGTCCGAGCGACTCGCCTTCCCCGCCTGAGGAGGAAGGTCGCCCGAAGGGCCGGGTGA
- a CDS encoding response regulator transcription factor, whose product MTNGGRPRVLDVGQCDPDHRRIAGFLSRQFGADVDRAHGLDDARGLMEETHYRLVLVNRMLDMDYTPGLNVIKALKADVNPDLSNATIMLVSNYPEAQQEAVDAGAEPGFGKAQLEDPEVVRRVGSILA is encoded by the coding sequence ATGACGAACGGCGGGCGGCCGAGAGTTCTGGACGTGGGTCAGTGCGATCCCGACCACCGGCGAATCGCTGGATTCCTCTCGCGCCAGTTCGGGGCGGACGTCGACCGCGCGCACGGGCTGGACGACGCCCGAGGGCTGATGGAAGAGACTCACTATCGCCTGGTGCTGGTCAACCGGATGCTCGACATGGACTACACGCCGGGGCTCAACGTGATCAAGGCCCTCAAAGCCGACGTCAACCCGGACCTGTCCAACGCGACGATCATGCTGGTGAGCAACTACCCCGAGGCCCAGCAAGAAGCCGTCGACGCCGGTGCTGAGCCCGGTTTCGGCAAGGCCCAGCTTGAAGACCCCGAAGTCGTCCGCAGGGTCGGGTCGATCCTGGCCTGA
- a CDS encoding Uma2 family endonuclease, with amino-acid sequence MSTARPGRRPKDVPLTPAPRAVGTGFVDPYDPRFPSSDGKPMADNTTQFRWIVIIKEGLDALFADRDDVFVAGDLLWYVDEADPKLCTAPDVLVAFGRPRGDRRSYRQWFEGTPPHVVFEVHSHTNTPKRMRAKLDFYDRYGVEEYYYYDPEGGWLKGWLRGEKGLEPIPEGRLNGWRSPRLDVTFENSQIKEGLILRGPDGEPFKTFGQLAQDRKAALRIAELEADRARRARRRSKADRLRAKQAEHDRAQAEHDRDEALARAERLAARLRELGLEEP; translated from the coding sequence ATGAGCACGGCCAGGCCGGGAAGGCGTCCCAAAGACGTCCCACTCACGCCCGCTCCCAGGGCGGTCGGGACGGGGTTCGTCGATCCATACGACCCGCGCTTCCCCTCCAGCGACGGCAAGCCGATGGCCGACAACACAACCCAGTTCCGCTGGATCGTCATCATCAAGGAAGGTCTCGACGCCCTCTTCGCCGATCGCGACGACGTCTTCGTCGCCGGCGACCTCCTCTGGTACGTCGACGAAGCCGACCCCAAACTCTGCACGGCCCCCGACGTCCTGGTGGCCTTCGGCCGCCCTCGGGGCGATCGCCGCTCGTACCGACAGTGGTTCGAGGGAACGCCCCCCCACGTCGTCTTCGAGGTCCACTCCCACACCAACACCCCCAAACGGATGCGTGCGAAGCTCGACTTCTACGACCGTTACGGCGTCGAGGAGTATTACTACTACGACCCCGAAGGAGGCTGGCTGAAGGGCTGGCTCCGGGGCGAGAAGGGCCTGGAGCCGATCCCCGAGGGGAGGCTCAACGGCTGGCGAAGCCCCCGACTCGACGTGACCTTCGAGAACTCGCAGATCAAGGAGGGGCTGATTCTGAGGGGCCCCGACGGCGAGCCCTTCAAGACGTTCGGCCAGCTCGCCCAGGACCGCAAGGCGGCGCTGCGGATCGCCGAGTTGGAGGCCGATCGCGCCCGCAGAGCCCGCCGAAGGTCCAAGGCCGACCGCCTCCGCGCCAAGCAGGCCGAACACGACCGCGCCCAGGCCGAACACGACCGCGACGAGGCCCTTGCCCGGGCAGAGCGGTTGGCGGCGAGGCTTCGAGAGTTGGGGCTGGAGGAACCTTGA
- a CDS encoding FAD-dependent oxidoreductase → MKRDEEGRNLSSWTTDEAIAVRRPLKADAEADVCIVGAGIAGLSTAYLLAREGKSVIVLDDGPIGGGETERTTAHLSNAIDDRYIEIERIHGVEGARLAAESHTAAIEKIAQVIRDEAIDCEFARLDGYLMLGPDDPDDLLTHERDAAHRAGLDRVQRLPGVSSAPFDSGPCLRFPDQGQFHPLKYLDGLAKAIEKRRGKIHNRTHVKSVEGGEPAVVETEAGPIVRARAVVVATNSPINDMYAIHTKQAPYLSYVVAGKVPRGVIPKALYWDTMDPYHYVRIQDLSEDPNHPEHDLLIVGGEDHKTGQATDHEDRYRALESWARERFPMMQAVEFRWMGQVQETIDGLAFLGKNPLDEGNVYIATGDSGMGMTHGTIAAMIIADAIAGRENPWAKLYDPSRRPLKAIGRFLRENANVASRFAAWLTPGDVSDAGDLAPGCGAVVRRGLSKVAAYRDDQGTLHQMSAVCPHLGCIVAWNADDQTWDCPCHGSRFDRLGEVVDGPAGSGLDKL, encoded by the coding sequence ATGAAGCGCGACGAGGAGGGACGCAACCTTTCAAGCTGGACGACCGACGAGGCCATTGCCGTGCGCAGGCCGCTCAAAGCCGATGCGGAGGCCGACGTCTGCATTGTCGGGGCGGGGATCGCCGGGCTGTCGACGGCCTATCTGCTCGCCCGCGAGGGGAAGTCCGTGATCGTGCTGGACGATGGGCCGATCGGCGGCGGCGAGACCGAACGGACCACGGCGCACCTTTCCAACGCCATCGACGACCGCTACATCGAGATCGAGCGCATCCACGGCGTCGAGGGCGCGAGGCTCGCCGCCGAGAGCCACACCGCGGCGATCGAGAAGATCGCCCAGGTCATCCGCGATGAGGCGATCGACTGCGAGTTCGCCCGGCTCGACGGCTATCTGATGCTCGGTCCCGACGACCCCGACGACCTCCTCACGCACGAGAGGGACGCCGCCCATCGCGCGGGGCTGGATCGCGTCCAGCGGCTGCCGGGGGTCTCCTCCGCCCCGTTCGACAGCGGGCCCTGTCTGCGGTTCCCCGACCAGGGGCAATTCCACCCGCTCAAGTATCTCGACGGTCTGGCGAAGGCGATCGAGAAGCGGCGGGGGAAGATCCACAACCGAACGCACGTGAAGTCCGTGGAAGGGGGCGAGCCGGCCGTCGTTGAGACCGAGGCCGGCCCGATCGTCCGCGCCCGCGCGGTGGTCGTCGCGACCAATTCGCCGATCAACGATATGTATGCGATCCACACGAAACAGGCGCCCTATTTGTCGTACGTCGTCGCCGGCAAGGTCCCCCGCGGGGTGATCCCCAAGGCGCTTTACTGGGACACGATGGACCCCTACCACTACGTCCGCATCCAGGACCTCTCCGAGGATCCCAACCATCCGGAGCACGACCTCCTGATCGTCGGCGGCGAGGACCACAAGACGGGCCAGGCGACCGACCACGAGGACCGCTACCGGGCGCTCGAATCCTGGGCTCGGGAGAGATTCCCGATGATGCAAGCGGTCGAATTCCGATGGATGGGACAGGTTCAGGAGACGATCGACGGCCTGGCCTTCCTGGGGAAGAACCCGCTCGACGAGGGGAACGTCTACATCGCCACGGGCGATTCCGGCATGGGGATGACGCATGGGACGATCGCCGCGATGATCATCGCCGACGCGATCGCCGGTCGGGAGAATCCCTGGGCGAAGCTGTACGACCCCTCGCGCAGGCCGTTGAAGGCGATCGGCCGCTTCCTCCGCGAGAATGCGAACGTCGCGAGTCGGTTCGCCGCCTGGCTGACCCCGGGGGACGTGTCCGACGCGGGCGATCTCGCCCCCGGCTGCGGGGCGGTTGTTCGCAGGGGGCTGTCCAAGGTCGCCGCTTATCGCGATGATCAGGGGACGCTGCACCAGATGTCGGCCGTCTGCCCTCACCTGGGCTGCATCGTCGCCTGGAACGCCGACGACCAGACCTGGGACTGCCCCTGCCACGGCTCGCGTTTCGATCGCCTCGGCGAGGTCGTGGATGGGCCGGCGGGGTCGGGGCTGGATAAGTTGTAG
- the uvrA gene encoding excinuclease ABC subunit UvrA produces the protein MAASDVVVRGAREHNLRDVSLTLPRGRLICLTGVSGSGKSSLAFDTLYAEGQRRYVESLSSYARQFLGQMPKPDVDRIEGLSPSISIQQKTGGRNPRSTVGTITEINDYLRVLFARVGIGHCPNCDRPVAAQTREQIVARILDLPAGTPFSVLAPVIRGQKGEYKDLFVDLAKAGYVRARVDGQIHSLSDDLRLDRQIKHDIEVVVDRLKATTAENARGRLAEAVEQALKLGEGTLVIAVEGQPDLVLSAHYACTYCGIGFDPPSPQLFSFNNPQGMCPACDGLGVRHDFDPDLLVPDTSLSVWDGAIAPLGAVKGIGKWRKHIFEAVARNIESDPDGPPAGAMLKGPWSKLDEKHKRIWLYGTGDRVVVCHWKTKGKVWAHPEKWTGVANDLLDRYKTSGGGPTRLQLEPYMRTMVCPECQGARLNPRARAVRVGGKTIVELSARPIGQAKTFFDGLADPSSQLAVETDLAATPLDPVSATIAEELLKEIRGRLGFLNDVGLHYLTLDRAAPTLSGGEAQRIRLASQVGAGLVGVLYILDEPSIGLHARDNDRLIGALQRLRDVGNTVIVVEHDEDTMRAADWLVDFGPGPGVKGGEVVAQGDLKTIEKARESLTGAYLAGRSKIEIPPQRRLPDGRELVIRGARQNNLKGIDVSFPLGVFICVTGVSGSGKSSLVSDILRDALSRQLNGAQSTPGEHDGIDGIDQLDKVIDIDQSPIGRTPRSNPATYIKLWDLIRDLYTKLPDSRARGYQPGRFSFNVAGGRCEACEGNGSNKLEMDFLADVWVVCPVCEGRRFTRETLHVRYKGKSISDVLDMDVQEALEHFANVPKIAGMLQTLHDVGLDYLKLGQPSPTLSGGEAQRIKLARELVRKGTGKTLYILDEPTTGLHFEDVRKLLNVLHGFTTRGNTVVVVEHNLDVVKTADWLIDMGPEGGAGGGRVIAQGPPEVVAKVKESHTGAALARVLNPDPKRRVGHAATVKKGKGRGAKTAESGFDQISVRGARQHNLKGVDLDIPRNKMTVCSGPSGSGKSSMAIDTLYAEGQRRYVESLSSYARQFLAPLPKPRVEKITGLSPAVSIEQKTTSKSPRSTVGTVTEIHDYLRILVARLGKPYCPTCGLEIGSQTADEIIEKILQLPEGSRIHVMAPVDRRDNESYDDLWAVLKGSGFARARVDGQTIDLDSPPKLSRRRKHQVEVVVDRAVVRRATRSRLADAVEAALDLGKGVVLVARVADDVDETKWPVDRYSQHRACDGCGRSFEELSPHHFSFNNPLGWCPVCEGLGVQQGANPAVLIPDPSRSLRDGAVMVWPKFHENRTFGRMIETLAAAEGIDLDTPFDDLEGRHRRTILHGRPDVWYEIPDAKDLPGFKFQYKGLFPAIEEAGRVSFQYRWRLQGLVDDVPCASCMGARLRDDAAAVRFEGLTLDQISRLPLGQALAFFDGLNLTDQHKHIAGDLIREVRERLSFLNEVGLDYLSLARSTPTLSGGESQRIRLASQIGSGLTGVLYVLDEPTIGLHPRDNGRLLGALKRLRDLGNTVVMVEHDREVIEAADALVDFGPGSGRFGGEVTAAGPPNKVAKDPKSLTGEYLSGSKAIPVTTNRRPAGPDSGVEAIEIKGARHNNLKDLDVRIPLGVVTVVTGVSGSGKSTLVEDVLWKTAAKTLHRAQVCPGAVEEVAGLGQVDKVIRVDQSPLGGTPNSTAATYSGAFDLIRELYAKLPEAKVRGYTARRFSFNMPGGRCEACEGAGQKRIEMHFLPDVWVPCDSCKGRRFTAEVLAVTFRGKAISDVLDMSVDEALSLFEKVPRIRRILQTLHDVGLGYLPLGQSAPTLSGGEAQRVKLASELSRPDTGRTLYVLDEPTTGLHVDDVRKLLDVIHRLADLGNTVVVIEHNLDVIKTSDWVIDLGPEAGRGGGEIVAEGPPEVIAACGKGYTWKFLGPLLKAGPFAERERFDPKEAAKKAAAEAKAARLAAKAEAEGLKAQTEPKKTGSKKRGKVAAEAVSIAPETALAPWERDGRKWHVEERTSRNGKPVRWDGQILAKVVDRIEELAGEGFMSTQWNERSMVKIPFKGPEDESARTFFQANTAGEWVLTMRFRLPRNTFQEKTLAASLKLIPFHDGPTPVLSDAPRLKVGNDAGGQEIIITGHALDDFQTPAFDAFLVKAVESLSRRAGRSRLRTAAEL, from the coding sequence ATGGCGGCATCCGACGTGGTGGTCCGTGGAGCGCGGGAGCACAACCTCCGCGACGTGTCGCTGACCTTGCCGCGAGGGCGGCTGATCTGCTTGACGGGGGTGTCCGGGTCGGGCAAAAGCTCGCTCGCGTTTGACACCTTATATGCTGAAGGCCAAAGACGATACGTCGAGAGCCTTTCCAGCTACGCCCGCCAATTTTTGGGCCAGATGCCCAAACCCGACGTGGACCGGATCGAGGGGTTGTCTCCCTCCATCTCGATCCAGCAGAAGACCGGCGGGCGCAACCCACGCTCCACCGTGGGGACGATCACGGAGATCAACGACTACCTCCGCGTCCTCTTCGCCCGCGTGGGGATCGGCCATTGCCCCAACTGCGACCGCCCCGTCGCCGCCCAGACCCGCGAGCAGATCGTCGCCCGGATCCTGGACCTCCCCGCCGGAACTCCTTTCAGCGTATTGGCTCCCGTCATTCGCGGCCAGAAGGGGGAGTACAAGGACCTGTTCGTCGACCTGGCCAAGGCCGGCTACGTCCGCGCCCGGGTGGACGGCCAGATCCACAGCCTCTCCGACGACCTCCGCCTCGACCGGCAGATCAAGCACGACATCGAGGTCGTCGTCGACCGCCTCAAGGCCACGACCGCTGAGAACGCCCGCGGCCGGCTGGCCGAGGCCGTGGAACAGGCCCTCAAACTGGGTGAAGGGACCCTCGTCATCGCCGTTGAGGGCCAGCCGGACCTCGTCCTATCCGCCCACTACGCCTGCACTTACTGCGGCATCGGCTTCGACCCGCCCAGCCCCCAGCTCTTCAGCTTCAACAACCCCCAGGGGATGTGCCCCGCCTGCGACGGCCTGGGCGTCCGCCACGACTTCGACCCCGACCTCCTCGTCCCCGATACATCGCTCTCCGTCTGGGACGGGGCCATCGCACCACTCGGCGCGGTGAAGGGGATCGGCAAATGGCGCAAGCACATCTTCGAGGCTGTGGCCCGCAATATTGAGTCCGACCCCGACGGCCCCCCCGCCGGCGCCATGCTCAAGGGCCCCTGGAGTAAGCTCGACGAAAAGCACAAGCGGATCTGGCTTTACGGCACCGGCGACCGCGTCGTCGTCTGCCACTGGAAGACCAAGGGGAAGGTCTGGGCCCACCCCGAGAAATGGACGGGCGTCGCCAACGACCTCCTCGACCGCTACAAGACCTCCGGCGGCGGCCCAACCCGGCTCCAGCTCGAACCTTACATGCGGACGATGGTCTGCCCCGAATGCCAAGGCGCCCGCCTCAACCCCCGCGCCCGGGCCGTCCGCGTCGGCGGCAAGACCATCGTCGAGCTTTCCGCCAGGCCCATCGGCCAGGCCAAGACCTTCTTCGACGGACTCGCCGACCCCTCGTCGCAACTGGCCGTGGAAACCGACCTTGCGGCGACGCCCCTGGACCCCGTCTCGGCCACCATCGCCGAGGAGTTGCTCAAGGAGATCCGCGGCCGGCTGGGCTTCCTCAACGACGTCGGCCTCCACTACTTGACCCTCGACCGCGCAGCCCCCACCCTCTCCGGCGGTGAAGCCCAGCGCATCCGGCTGGCCAGCCAGGTTGGCGCCGGCCTGGTGGGGGTCCTGTACATCCTGGACGAGCCCTCCATCGGCCTGCATGCTCGCGATAACGACAGGTTGATTGGGGCTTTACAGCGATTGCGGGACGTCGGCAACACCGTCATCGTCGTCGAGCACGACGAGGACACCATGCGCGCCGCCGACTGGCTCGTCGACTTCGGCCCCGGCCCCGGCGTGAAGGGGGGCGAGGTCGTCGCCCAGGGGGACTTGAAGACCATCGAGAAGGCCCGCGAAAGCCTGACCGGGGCCTACCTCGCCGGCCGCTCGAAGATCGAAATTCCCCCCCAGCGACGCCTCCCGGACGGTCGAGAGTTGGTGATTCGAGGCGCCCGGCAGAACAACCTCAAGGGAATTGACGTTTCCTTCCCCCTGGGCGTGTTCATTTGCGTAACGGGCGTGTCCGGTTCTGGCAAAAGTTCATTAGTTTCGGACATTTTGCGGGATGCTTTGTCCCGCCAACTGAATGGGGCTCAATCGACCCCCGGCGAGCACGACGGGATCGACGGGATCGATCAGCTCGACAAGGTCATCGACATCGATCAGTCCCCCATCGGCCGGACGCCTCGCTCCAACCCCGCAACCTATATCAAGTTGTGGGACCTGATCCGCGACCTCTACACCAAGCTGCCGGACTCCCGGGCCCGCGGTTACCAGCCCGGCCGGTTCAGCTTCAACGTCGCCGGCGGGCGCTGCGAGGCCTGCGAGGGGAACGGCTCAAATAAGCTTGAGATGGATTTCCTCGCGGACGTCTGGGTGGTTTGTCCGGTCTGCGAGGGCCGTCGGTTTACAAGGGAAACCCTGCACGTCCGCTACAAAGGGAAGTCCATCAGCGACGTGCTGGACATGGACGTGCAGGAGGCGCTCGAGCACTTCGCCAACGTCCCCAAGATCGCCGGGATGCTCCAGACCCTGCACGACGTCGGGCTGGATTACCTCAAGCTCGGCCAGCCCTCGCCGACCCTCTCCGGGGGCGAAGCCCAGCGCATCAAGCTGGCCCGCGAGCTTGTCCGAAAGGGCACCGGAAAAACGCTTTACATCCTCGACGAGCCGACGACGGGGCTCCACTTCGAGGACGTGCGCAAGCTCCTCAACGTGCTCCACGGCTTCACCACGCGGGGCAATACGGTGGTGGTCGTCGAGCACAACCTGGACGTCGTCAAGACGGCCGACTGGCTCATCGACATGGGCCCCGAAGGGGGCGCCGGCGGCGGCCGGGTCATCGCCCAGGGCCCTCCCGAGGTCGTGGCGAAGGTCAAGGAAAGCCATACGGGAGCCGCCCTGGCGCGGGTCCTCAATCCCGATCCCAAACGCCGCGTGGGACATGCGGCGACGGTCAAGAAAGGCAAGGGCAGGGGGGCGAAGACAGCCGAGTCGGGCTTCGACCAGATCTCCGTCCGGGGCGCCCGCCAGCACAACCTCAAGGGGGTGGACCTGGACATCCCCCGCAACAAGATGACCGTCTGCAGCGGCCCCAGCGGCTCCGGCAAAAGCTCCATGGCCATCGACACCCTCTACGCCGAAGGCCAAAGGCGTTACGTCGAAAGCCTTTCCAGCTACGCCCGCCAGTTTCTCGCCCCGCTCCCCAAGCCCCGCGTGGAGAAGATCACCGGCCTCTCGCCGGCCGTCAGCATCGAACAGAAGACCACCAGCAAGAGCCCCCGCTCGACCGTCGGCACCGTCACCGAGATCCACGACTATCTCCGTATCCTCGTCGCCAGATTAGGAAAGCCCTACTGCCCGACCTGCGGCCTGGAGATCGGCTCGCAGACTGCCGACGAGATCATCGAGAAGATTTTGCAGCTCCCCGAGGGCTCGCGGATCCACGTCATGGCCCCCGTAGATCGGCGTGACAATGAGAGTTACGACGACCTCTGGGCTGTTCTCAAAGGTTCGGGGTTCGCCCGCGCCCGGGTCGACGGCCAGACCATCGATCTCGACTCGCCTCCTAAATTAAGCCGACGCCGCAAGCACCAGGTGGAGGTGGTCGTCGACCGGGCCGTCGTCCGCCGGGCCACGCGCTCGCGGCTGGCCGATGCGGTGGAGGCCGCGCTCGACCTGGGCAAGGGGGTCGTCCTGGTCGCCCGGGTGGCCGACGACGTCGACGAAACCAAATGGCCCGTCGATCGTTACAGCCAGCACCGCGCCTGCGACGGCTGCGGCCGGAGCTTCGAGGAACTCTCCCCGCACCACTTCTCCTTTAACAATCCGCTGGGCTGGTGCCCCGTCTGCGAGGGGCTCGGCGTCCAGCAGGGGGCGAATCCCGCCGTCCTCATCCCCGATCCCTCGCGGTCGCTCCGCGACGGGGCCGTGATGGTTTGGCCCAAGTTCCATGAGAACCGGACTTTCGGGCGAATGATCGAGACTCTCGCCGCCGCCGAGGGAATCGACCTGGACACTCCCTTCGACGACCTGGAAGGCCGACACCGCCGAACGATCCTCCACGGCCGACCCGACGTCTGGTACGAGATCCCCGACGCTAAAGACTTGCCCGGCTTCAAGTTCCAGTACAAGGGGCTCTTCCCAGCCATCGAGGAAGCAGGGAGGGTCTCCTTCCAGTACCGCTGGCGGCTCCAGGGCCTCGTCGACGACGTCCCGTGCGCCTCGTGCATGGGCGCCCGCCTCCGCGACGACGCCGCGGCCGTCCGCTTCGAGGGCCTCACCCTGGATCAAATAAGCCGCCTGCCGCTGGGCCAGGCGCTCGCCTTCTTCGATGGCCTGAACCTGACCGATCAACATAAACATATAGCCGGAGACCTGATCCGCGAAGTCCGCGAGCGGCTGTCATTCCTCAACGAGGTCGGCCTGGACTATCTCTCGCTGGCCCGAAGCACGCCTACTTTATCCGGCGGCGAATCCCAGCGCATCCGGCTGGCCAGCCAGATCGGCAGCGGCCTGACGGGCGTCCTGTACGTCCTGGACGAGCCGACGATCGGCCTGCACCCTCGCGATAACGGCAGGCTGCTAGGGGCTTTAAAGCGACTGCGGGACCTCGGCAATACCGTGGTCATGGTCGAACACGACCGCGAGGTGATCGAGGCCGCCGACGCCCTGGTCGACTTCGGCCCCGGCTCGGGTCGGTTCGGCGGCGAGGTGACCGCGGCAGGCCCGCCCAACAAGGTCGCCAAAGATCCCAAGTCGTTGACGGGTGAGTACTTGAGCGGATCGAAGGCGATCCCCGTGACGACCAACCGTCGGCCGGCCGGACCCGATTCCGGGGTCGAGGCGATCGAGATCAAGGGAGCCCGCCACAACAACCTGAAGGATCTGGATGTCCGTATCCCGCTTGGAGTTGTGACGGTCGTCACCGGCGTCTCGGGATCGGGCAAGAGCACGCTCGTTGAGGACGTCCTCTGGAAGACCGCCGCCAAGACGCTCCACCGGGCCCAGGTGTGCCCCGGGGCCGTCGAAGAGGTAGCCGGACTGGGCCAGGTCGACAAGGTGATCCGCGTCGATCAGTCGCCCCTCGGCGGAACCCCAAACTCAACGGCCGCAACATATTCGGGTGCCTTCGACCTGATCCGCGAACTCTACGCCAAGCTCCCCGAGGCCAAGGTCCGGGGCTACACCGCCCGCCGGTTCAGCTTCAACATGCCCGGCGGTCGCTGCGAGGCCTGCGAAGGCGCCGGGCAAAAGCGCATTGAGATGCACTTCTTGCCCGATGTCTGGGTGCCGTGCGACTCCTGCAAGGGGAGGCGGTTCACGGCCGAGGTTCTCGCCGTAACCTTCCGCGGCAAAGCCATTTCAGACGTACTCGACATGTCCGTCGACGAGGCGCTCTCCCTCTTCGAGAAGGTGCCTCGAATTCGCCGCATCCTCCAGACGCTGCACGATGTTGGGCTCGGCTACCTGCCCCTCGGTCAGTCCGCCCCGACCCTCTCCGGGGGCGAAGCCCAGCGCGTGAAGTTGGCCTCCGAGTTGTCCCGGCCTGACACTGGTCGGACCCTCTACGTCCTCGATGAGCCGACGACGGGTCTGCACGTGGACGACGTCCGCAAGCTGCTGGACGTGATTCACCGCCTGGCGGACCTGGGCAACACGGTCGTCGTGATCGAGCATAACCTTGACGTCATCAAGACTTCCGACTGGGTCATCGACCTCGGGCCCGAGGCCGGCCGGGGGGGCGGCGAGATCGTCGCGGAGGGCCCGCCGGAGGTCATCGCCGCGTGCGGGAAGGGGTACACCTGGAAGTTCCTCGGCCCGTTGCTGAAGGCCGGCCCGTTCGCCGAGCGTGAGCGGTTCGACCCCAAGGAGGCCGCCAAGAAGGCGGCCGCCGAGGCCAAGGCCGCCCGGCTCGCCGCAAAGGCTGAAGCCGAAGGGCTTAAAGCCCAGACCGAGCCCAAGAAAACGGGCTCGAAA
- a CDS encoding Uma2 family endonuclease: MSPSTLEPTAAQPTTDRPTETSLIVPEGVRLIVDPEDFERLCRVPANRDLRLERESDGGLIVMAPAGMDGGRRNLTLAARLWNWNDATGLGVAFDSSSGMTFPNTAVRAPDATWITRERWEAVPEDERARFARLVPDFVAELHSPSDSLTKARAKMAEYIAQGVRLGWLIDPTTQTVEIYRPGREPETLTRPATLSGEDVLPGLVLDLKGILFD; the protein is encoded by the coding sequence ATGAGTCCGTCGACCCTGGAACCGACCGCCGCGCAGCCGACGACCGATCGCCCGACCGAGACGTCGCTGATCGTCCCCGAGGGGGTGCGGCTGATCGTCGACCCGGAAGACTTTGAGCGCCTTTGCCGCGTCCCGGCCAATCGAGACCTGCGACTGGAACGCGAATCGGACGGGGGACTCATCGTCATGGCGCCAGCGGGGATGGACGGCGGTCGGCGGAACCTCACATTGGCTGCCCGCCTCTGGAACTGGAACGACGCGACGGGCCTGGGCGTGGCGTTCGACTCCTCCAGCGGCATGACCTTCCCCAACACGGCCGTCCGCGCCCCCGACGCCACCTGGATCACCCGCGAGCGCTGGGAGGCCGTCCCCGAGGACGAACGCGCTCGGTTCGCTCGGCTCGTCCCCGACTTCGTCGCCGAGCTGCACTCCCCCAGCGACTCATTAACAAAGGCTCGCGCCAAGATGGCCGAATACATCGCCCAGGGCGTCCGCCTGGGTTGGCTCATCGACCCGACGACCCAGACCGTCGAGATCTACCGCCCCGGCCGCGAGCCCGAGACCCTGACGAGGCCCGCGACCCTCTCCGGCGAGGACGTCCTGCCGGGCCTCGTCCTGGACCTCAAGGGGATCCTCTTCGATTGA
- a CDS encoding PadR family transcriptional regulator, whose amino-acid sequence MGPWETQLRKGLVELAVMATIAGEEAYGYAIVERLHGLKGLEFTESTVYPVLARLAREGFLAIRAERSPAGPTRRYYRLTDQGKRRLEEMERSWRTVAGSLSALLEGVRK is encoded by the coding sequence ATGGGGCCCTGGGAGACGCAGTTGCGCAAGGGGTTGGTGGAGCTGGCGGTGATGGCGACGATCGCCGGGGAGGAGGCGTACGGGTATGCGATCGTGGAACGGTTGCACGGGTTGAAGGGGTTGGAGTTCACGGAGAGCACGGTGTACCCGGTGCTGGCTCGGCTGGCGCGAGAGGGGTTTCTGGCGATCCGCGCGGAGCGGTCGCCGGCGGGGCCGACGCGGCGGTATTACCGGCTGACCGATCAGGGGAAGCGACGGTTAGAGGAGATGGAGCGAAGCTGGAGGACGGTGGCCGGGAGCCTCTCGGCCTTACTCGAAGGAGTGCGGAAATGA